The following coding sequences are from one Streptococcus sp. NPS 308 window:
- a CDS encoding GNAT family N-acetyltransferase, translating into MIQARNKLSQEELSEAKKLINCCQDYDGTYRDPYLSNMLNFDPNMPAFFLYYEKGELVGLLTVYADDQDVEVTILVHPDHRRQGIARALFTSFEKETASFPIRSVTFQTERIFLDRYPDFVSNWGLVEDEDTETWLGKDRRPYPLANVSNLEVLLADSSYQDQISQLKFQAFSEEHESREVVDRYVAEALKDPESRLYILLKDGQVIGTCTVDLSSDTNYIYGLVISEPERGKGYGSYLAKSLINQLIEQNDKEFQIAVEDGNVGAKRLYEKIGFVKQTQVVYLNEKE; encoded by the coding sequence ATGATTCAAGCAAGAAACAAGTTAAGCCAAGAGGAGTTATCTGAGGCGAAAAAACTCATTAACTGTTGCCAAGACTATGACGGTACCTATCGTGATCCCTATCTTTCTAACATGCTTAATTTTGACCCAAACATGCCCGCCTTTTTCCTTTATTATGAAAAAGGCGAACTTGTTGGTTTATTAACTGTCTATGCAGATGACCAAGATGTGGAAGTGACGATACTGGTTCATCCAGATCATCGCCGTCAGGGGATTGCGCGTGCATTGTTTACTAGTTTTGAGAAAGAAACGGCTTCTTTCCCTATTCGTTCAGTCACTTTTCAGACAGAACGTATTTTTCTAGACCGTTATCCTGATTTTGTCAGCAACTGGGGATTGGTCGAGGACGAGGATACAGAAACCTGGTTAGGTAAGGATAGAAGACCTTATCCGTTAGCAAATGTTTCCAATCTTGAAGTTTTGTTAGCAGATAGTTCGTATCAAGATCAAATTAGTCAGTTAAAATTTCAGGCATTTTCAGAGGAACATGAATCGAGAGAAGTTGTGGATAGATATGTCGCTGAAGCTCTGAAAGATCCAGAAAGCCGCCTATATATTTTATTAAAAGACGGTCAGGTTATTGGAACTTGCACGGTTGATTTATCGAGCGATACGAATTACATCTATGGTTTGGTAATATCGGAACCTGAACGTGGAAAAGGCTATGGAAGCTACTTAGCAAAATCCCTCATCAACCAACTAATTGAGCAAAATGATAAGGAATTTCAGATTGCCGTGGAAGATGGCAACGTAGGTGCCAAGCGCTTGTATGAAAAAATCGGCTTTGTCAAACAGACACAGGTGGTTTATCTGAATGAGAAAGAGTAG